Proteins from a single region of Hordeum vulgare subsp. vulgare chromosome 6H, MorexV3_pseudomolecules_assembly, whole genome shotgun sequence:
- the LOC123401157 gene encoding plant cysteine oxidase 5-like isoform X2, which translates to MHTQGGKTAPLSQPCGSVDTSLWVAKSGQCLLKFDSHYLVNSTLPCKMPKIKNLSDACKVSFSPDGPISEETLERVRALLDEIRPLDLGLDNEAQIARNWNSSTRQQNGRRGRGGPNQYAPSIKYLHIHECESFSMGIFCMPPSSVIPLHNHPGMTVLSKLLYGKLHAESYDWIDVADPTDPLKPRPARCVRDREMTAPETTILYPDRGGNIHTFRAITPCALFDVLSPPYSAENGRDCSYFRKSPVKEPSVVLPSEIDSSEVVWLEELEDHQPPEGFVVARGLYKGPVIRR; encoded by the exons ATGCATACTCAAG GTGGGAAGACTGCTCCATTATCACAACCCTGTGGATCAGTTGACACTAGTCTTTGGGTTGCAAAATCTGGACAGTGCCTTCTGAAGTTTGACAGTCATTATCTTGTCAACAGTACATTGCCCTGCAAGATGCCAAAAATAAAGAACCTGTCTGATGCATGTAAAGTATCATTTTCTCCAGATGGACCCATATCTGAAGAAACACTCGAGAGAGTTCGTGCACTGTTAG ATGAGATCAGACCTTTAGATCTTGGCCTAGATAACGAAGCACAAATTGCACGTAATTGGAATAGTTCTACGCGTCAACAGAATGGGAGGCGCGGACGCGGCGGGCCTAACCAGTACGCGCCCTCAATCAAATATCTCCACATTCATGAATGCGAAAGTTTCTCT ATGGGTATATTTTGTATGCCACCGTCATCAGTTATTCCACTTCACAATCATCCAGGAATGACTGTGCTGAGCAAGCTTCTTTATGGCAAGCTGCACGCCGAATCATATGATTGGATCGATGTAGCTGATCCAACTGACCCGTTAAAGC CAAGACCAGCAAGGTGTGTAAGAGACCGTGAAATGACTGCGCCCGAGACAACCATTCTTTATCCTGATAGAGGTGGTAACATCCACACTTtcagagccatcacaccttgtgcACTCTTTGACGTCCTTTCTCCACCTTATTCCGCTGAGAATGGGAGAGACTGTTCATACTTCCGGAAGTCACCAGTGAAGGAGCCATCTG TTGTTTTGCCGAGTGAAATAGATAGCTCTGAGGTAGTCTGGTTGGAGGAATTGGAGGACCATCAGCCTCCAGAGGGCTTTGTTGTTGCTAGAGGTTTGTACAAAGGCCCTGTGATAAGGAGATAG
- the LOC123401157 gene encoding plant cysteine oxidase 5-like isoform X1: protein MQYKCITSLWSYGGKTAPLSQPCGSVDTSLWVAKSGQCLLKFDSHYLVNSTLPCKMPKIKNLSDACKVSFSPDGPISEETLERVRALLDEIRPLDLGLDNEAQIARNWNSSTRQQNGRRGRGGPNQYAPSIKYLHIHECESFSMGIFCMPPSSVIPLHNHPGMTVLSKLLYGKLHAESYDWIDVADPTDPLKPRPARCVRDREMTAPETTILYPDRGGNIHTFRAITPCALFDVLSPPYSAENGRDCSYFRKSPVKEPSVVLPSEIDSSEVVWLEELEDHQPPEGFVVARGLYKGPVIRR from the exons ATGCAGTATAAGTGTATAACAAGCTTATGGAGTTATG GTGGGAAGACTGCTCCATTATCACAACCCTGTGGATCAGTTGACACTAGTCTTTGGGTTGCAAAATCTGGACAGTGCCTTCTGAAGTTTGACAGTCATTATCTTGTCAACAGTACATTGCCCTGCAAGATGCCAAAAATAAAGAACCTGTCTGATGCATGTAAAGTATCATTTTCTCCAGATGGACCCATATCTGAAGAAACACTCGAGAGAGTTCGTGCACTGTTAG ATGAGATCAGACCTTTAGATCTTGGCCTAGATAACGAAGCACAAATTGCACGTAATTGGAATAGTTCTACGCGTCAACAGAATGGGAGGCGCGGACGCGGCGGGCCTAACCAGTACGCGCCCTCAATCAAATATCTCCACATTCATGAATGCGAAAGTTTCTCT ATGGGTATATTTTGTATGCCACCGTCATCAGTTATTCCACTTCACAATCATCCAGGAATGACTGTGCTGAGCAAGCTTCTTTATGGCAAGCTGCACGCCGAATCATATGATTGGATCGATGTAGCTGATCCAACTGACCCGTTAAAGC CAAGACCAGCAAGGTGTGTAAGAGACCGTGAAATGACTGCGCCCGAGACAACCATTCTTTATCCTGATAGAGGTGGTAACATCCACACTTtcagagccatcacaccttgtgcACTCTTTGACGTCCTTTCTCCACCTTATTCCGCTGAGAATGGGAGAGACTGTTCATACTTCCGGAAGTCACCAGTGAAGGAGCCATCTG TTGTTTTGCCGAGTGAAATAGATAGCTCTGAGGTAGTCTGGTTGGAGGAATTGGAGGACCATCAGCCTCCAGAGGGCTTTGTTGTTGCTAGAGGTTTGTACAAAGGCCCTGTGATAAGGAGATAG
- the LOC123401157 gene encoding plant cysteine oxidase 5-like isoform X3: protein MPKIKNLSDACKVSFSPDGPISEETLERVRALLDEIRPLDLGLDNEAQIARNWNSSTRQQNGRRGRGGPNQYAPSIKYLHIHECESFSMGIFCMPPSSVIPLHNHPGMTVLSKLLYGKLHAESYDWIDVADPTDPLKPRPARCVRDREMTAPETTILYPDRGGNIHTFRAITPCALFDVLSPPYSAENGRDCSYFRKSPVKEPSVVLPSEIDSSEVVWLEELEDHQPPEGFVVARGLYKGPVIRR from the exons ATGCCAAAAATAAAGAACCTGTCTGATGCATGTAAAGTATCATTTTCTCCAGATGGACCCATATCTGAAGAAACACTCGAGAGAGTTCGTGCACTGTTAG ATGAGATCAGACCTTTAGATCTTGGCCTAGATAACGAAGCACAAATTGCACGTAATTGGAATAGTTCTACGCGTCAACAGAATGGGAGGCGCGGACGCGGCGGGCCTAACCAGTACGCGCCCTCAATCAAATATCTCCACATTCATGAATGCGAAAGTTTCTCT ATGGGTATATTTTGTATGCCACCGTCATCAGTTATTCCACTTCACAATCATCCAGGAATGACTGTGCTGAGCAAGCTTCTTTATGGCAAGCTGCACGCCGAATCATATGATTGGATCGATGTAGCTGATCCAACTGACCCGTTAAAGC CAAGACCAGCAAGGTGTGTAAGAGACCGTGAAATGACTGCGCCCGAGACAACCATTCTTTATCCTGATAGAGGTGGTAACATCCACACTTtcagagccatcacaccttgtgcACTCTTTGACGTCCTTTCTCCACCTTATTCCGCTGAGAATGGGAGAGACTGTTCATACTTCCGGAAGTCACCAGTGAAGGAGCCATCTG TTGTTTTGCCGAGTGAAATAGATAGCTCTGAGGTAGTCTGGTTGGAGGAATTGGAGGACCATCAGCCTCCAGAGGGCTTTGTTGTTGCTAGAGGTTTGTACAAAGGCCCTGTGATAAGGAGATAG